The genomic region TGTGGAGGCGGGTGATACGCCAGTACTGGTGCATAACTGTGGCAACCTTGACAAAGACTACGATGTAGCTGGCGGGCATGCAAAAGATCATGTTGGTTTGTCCGATGAGGATTTGAAAGAGCGGGCGAAGAAGATCGATGGTCCTGCGTCAAGCCTGGATCCTGCTACCGCACAGGCGAATATAGATGCGATACTTGACGGAGTGGATTTGAATAAGTGGGCGGCTCAAAACGCCACTGGTTCACAAAGGTATCTCAGAGGTAGTTTCAAGGATGTGGTGGGACGAGTTTCAGACGCGGAGGGGAACGTGTCAGACGCCCACAACATACTGCTTACGATCAGGCGCGTCGATAAGGGTGGCGGCCATAAGGGTGCGTGGATCGTCTATACGATTTCCGCGTCGTAGTGGCTTTAGTTAAGGAGCGATGCTGTGGAGGCGCATGGCGATATCTCGGGGTTCCTCAGGGCGCTGGGTGAATTTCATCGGCTACTGACTCGGACGTGCCATGAGATCCTCATTGGTCATGACGTTGGCGACGATGTCGCACTCACGCATAGCATCTTTCTCAAACATTGCGATGGATCGGTGGCGGTTTCAAGCGAGCATCGGTTCTCGATCTCCTTAGGTTTGGATTTCAGAGAATCAAACGAGGTCGTGGTCCAGGGTGCGGTCTGCATCTTCGATGAGGTGAGTATTGGAAGTATTTCGCTATCCGTGAACCTGGATCGGGCCGTTGACAATCTGAAGGATGGTTCGAGTATCGTGAGTGAACGCCATTTCGAGACTTCGGATCCGATTCGTGCAGTCCTCTGGCTTCAAGATGCGGCAGCGGGCTTGCCCCTTGCGGAGACGCTGTCGAGAGTTGGAACGCGCTGAAGAGGTACTGAGCCTCGATCCACCGATGAGATTTGTCGCGTGGCAGAGTGTGGTCGGGTAGCCCGGGGGTGAGATCCCCCCCGGGCTACCCGACCACAGGTGTTCTACGGGCGATGGCGGAATGGACGGCTTGGCTGATCGCAGCCTGTGTGGCGATTGGATTAGGGGCCGGTATGGCCAAGGTGAGTAACTCCCGCAGTGAGGCCAGAGCCTTTTCTGCATCGGCGTGAGTGGCGTATCCGCCGCGTCGGAAGTGCCGGCCTGGTGTGGCGGGGTCCTCGATCTGGAAGAACCAGCTGCCGTGTATCGGGCTCCACGATCCGTTCGCATCGGTCAGTTGTGGGCAGGGGCGGCCCAGCTCATGCCGACGGATCCGCCCGCTCGGAGCGCGTAATGCGATGCCGTTGTAGTCGGTGACCTGTCCTGGTCAGAAACTCGGCCAACCGGCCTGACCTGGGGTGATCCCGTGGCATGATCGGGGTCTGTGGCCGTCGGTCTGCTCTACCGGATCTTGGTGAACCTGCTCTCCTGGCTGGCGTTGCTGGCCCGTTCGCAGGCGTCGAAGAATGCCGAGATACTGGTGTTGCGGCAGGAGGTAGCGGTGCTGCGCCGCACGAATCCGAAGCCGAGGATCTCCTGGACCGACCGGGCCGTGCTTGCTGCGCTGTCCAAGCTTCTGCCCAAGACACTGCGCGGCCACCGGATCGTCACCCCGGGCACGCTGTTGCGCTGGCACCGCCGCCTGGTCGCGAAGAAGTGGCGCCAGCCGAGGTCGCCGGGCCGGCCGCCGATCAGCGATGAACTCGTCCAGTTGATCGTCACCATGGCACGGGAGAACCGAACCTGGGGTGTGGTGCGGATCCAAGGCGAGCTGCGCCGCCTCGGACACCGCGTGGCCGCGGCCACGATCCGCAAGATCCTACGCGCCCACCGGATCCCGCCGCCGAAACACCGCGACGACTCCTGGCGCATATTCCTGCGAGCCCAGGCCGATACCTTGTTGGCCACCGACTTCTTCCACATCGACTGCGCGGTCACCCTTACCAGGGTCTACGTCGCGTTCGTCATCGAGCACTCCACCCGCAGGATTCACCTGCTCGGCATCACCCGGTACCCGACCGCCGCCTGGGCCAGCCAGTTGGCCAGGGACTTCACCGCAGACCTTGAGACCACAGGACGCCGCTTTACCCATCTCGTCCGGGACCGTGACGCCAAGTTCACCGCCGCGTTCG from Catenulispora sp. MAP5-51 harbors:
- a CDS encoding integrase core domain-containing protein codes for the protein MAVGLLYRILVNLLSWLALLARSQASKNAEILVLRQEVAVLRRTNPKPRISWTDRAVLAALSKLLPKTLRGHRIVTPGTLLRWHRRLVAKKWRQPRSPGRPPISDELVQLIVTMARENRTWGVVRIQGELRRLGHRVAAATIRKILRAHRIPPPKHRDDSWRIFLRAQADTLLATDFFHIDCAVTLTRVYVAFVIEHSTRRIHLLGITRYPTAAWASQLARDFTADLETTGRRFTHLVRDRDAKFTAAFDAVFSATGITAVTTAPQAPKMNAIAERFVGTVRRECTDRILIAGERHLRVVLDQYIAHYNAGRSHQGDGMGLRAPDDDPNVIPFPAQADRIRRKRVLGGLINEYEPAA